The following proteins are encoded in a genomic region of Triticum dicoccoides isolate Atlit2015 ecotype Zavitan chromosome 1B, WEW_v2.0, whole genome shotgun sequence:
- the LOC119338911 gene encoding QWRF motif-containing protein 7-like, with product MESAGGSIPRPQTASARRLGRSSSSASRAGAGAFAYDGMRAAPLFSSANFARSLRKAASFGHKKKPSAGDADAAAQPPRRALSSKDQNTVHGADAGQVTLSPRRSPPEPSVGARQGPWEPTRRRRSTGGASPDETPANKVSASALRDMMARKREGSEKEETMHRARVLATRLLQWRFANARMEKAVARATSAAENKLFYTWLRVAELRNIHAAKRIVAQRRRQKLKLERLLRPQLPLLASWESLDKPHADAVSDLAGALSAACTPLPITAGAQVDMESLREIMFACVGTVTEIEANADTFYATAGATSGALGELARTIRQEVEGLEEAMRLSRVVTRLQMQEASLRTNLVQAKQKRDHDMGVAFVAPATAASGWCY from the exons ATGGAGTCCGCCGGCGGTAGCATCCCTAGGCCGCAAACGGCGTCCGCGCGCCGGCTGGGGCGCAGCTCCAGCTCTGCTTCTCGCGCTGGCGCTGGCGCGTTCGCCTACGACGGGATGCGCGCCGCGCCGCTCTTCTCCTCGGCCAACTTCGCGCGCTCCCTCCGCAAGGcggcctccttcggccacaagaAGAAGCCAAGCGCCGGCGACGCCGACGCGGCCGCGCAACCGCCCCGCCGGGCACTGAGCAGCAAGGACCAGAACACTGTCCACGGCGCGGACGCTGGGCAGGTGACGTTATCGCCCCGCCGGTCGCCGCCCGAGCCCAGCGTCGGTGCGAGGCAAGGCCCCTGGGAGCCCACGAGGCGGAGGCGGAGCACCGGGGGAGCCTCGCCGGACGAAACCCCGGCGAATAAAGTATCGGCTAGCGCGCTGAGGGACATGATGGCGCGGAAGAGGGAGGGGTCCGAGAAGGAGGAGACAATGCACCGGGCGCGCGTGCTCGCCACGCGGCTGCTGCAGTGGCGGTTCGCCAACGCTCGGATGGAGAAGGCCGTCGCCCGCGCCACCTCCGCAGCCGAG AACAAGCTGTTCTACACGTGGCTGCGCGTGGCGGAGCTGCGCAACATCCATGCGGCGAAGCGGATCGtggcgcagcggcggcggcagaAGCTGAAGCTGGAAAGGCTGCTGCGGCCGCAGCTCCCCCTCCTCGCATCATGGGAGTCCCTCGACAAGCCCCACGCAGACGCTGTCTCcgacctcgccggcgccctctccgCCGCCTGCACACCCCTCCCCATAACCGCCGGCGCCCAA GTCGATATGGAGTCGCTCCGCGAGATCATGTTCGCCTGCGTGGGCACGGTGACCGAGATCGAAGCCAACGCCGACACGTTCTACGCCACG GCCGGCGCGACGAGCGGCGCGCTAGGCGAGCTTGCAAGGACGATACGGCAGGAGGTGGAAGGGCTGGAGGAAGCCATGCGGCTGTCCAGGGTCGTCACTCGCTTGCAG ATGCAGGAGGCGAGCCTTCGAACGAACTTAGTTCAGGCGAAGCAGAAGCGTGATCACGACATGGGAGTCGCCTTCGTCGCTCCGGCGACTGCAGCTTCCGGGTGGTGCTATTGA